Within Bactrocera dorsalis isolate Fly_Bdor unplaced genomic scaffold, ASM2337382v1 BdCtg318, whole genome shotgun sequence, the genomic segment ataaatactataaatattgaCTTGGTAACGAACCTATTGCATTGTCACAAATTAAGAGGTACCATCGACGTCATCTCGAGGTCTTTGCTACTTTTTttcgcacatacacatatggtcaaaataataagtacatacagCCGTGTGGCTTTCAAGGACTAATAAATTCACTAATGTTTGGAGAGAAAGAATGTAGTATCCGCCGCTTAGTTGACCCTCGTTTAATTGCTTTGCCCGCTTATTTCAATCACCTAACCAATAAAAGATATATTGCACACAAAATACGTTTAGAATTTCTGgcttaattgaattttgttttccCACATAATCAGTTAAAAATATACGTTATTAAGAACTTACTTTTAATGACCCCCGGTTAATTACTTTAGTTAAGAAAATAATCCGGCACGTTGCACATAAAGCCAGTTGTTCAAGCTTTGAAATATACAGAtcgaaatattgtatatgaactgtttttgtttctgaagtttattatatattttttataacaatgaactcaaaatatataaatataaaaattttaacaaaatctaAAGAAATTCGTAGAAAACAATCGATAAATGTGCTATAAATAATtccattgtatgtatgtatgtatgtacgaacaTTTTCATATGATTTTGACCCTTTTACATGCAACGAAACTAATCCTAAATGGAATAGCTCAATTTCTTTGAGAGGTACCATATACTTCCGAGTAATAATTTGATCTCCTCCTCGTTGTTTTTTGCGCCAAGATTTTCTAACAATAAATATGACCATAGCATAGGCCGAATTGTAATTTCGAATATTGTCGAAATCATTTTTGGTCTTATTCTTTGCATTTGTTTCATTTCATGTGTGAATTAAAAAGTCGGTTTGTGTTAATAGTGGAAGACGGACTTTACCCGTTGTCTCATAGTGAAGGAATTAGTTTCAGGCATACATAGTAGACTCTGAAACAAAATGCTTAGCTAAACAATGCCTACAAACCAAGTTCATTGAACCAATATGAAAGGGATCAAAATTAGGTGGTATTTCAACCACTGCACATTTGATTGATCCTTTTTTTAGCTCAATCAATGAAAACAGTAATAATGCTAGAGACGCCTCCAAGTCGTTTTACTAAATAATTTCATCATTTCAGCCGTATTCATTAAATCAGACAGGTAATCGTGGAACGCAATACGAATTGCAAGTTTTCTGAATAAATGGGcacacatattttcaagacctccAACTAAAACAGTAAAAGCaacaatgaaataattttcaaaaaaaaactttattttcgcAATCATTTCATTTGtcttcaaacaattttaattctGCTTCATCCATAATATCTGCAATTTTACGTTTAGTCTGCAGCTGCAGCCGTAATGGCATTCGCTGCAATACTTTAGCATAACCGAGAAAAATAAGTTCCAGTGAAGTCAGGCTTGAAAAACCCCCAGGAGCGCCAGTGTCTTCACTAGACTTAATAGCTGCCTGTGCATCAGTGGTTGCTGTAAAAGGCGTTAACACATTTTCCGTGCTAACCATAGTGTTAAATCCGTTTTGTTTACTGCTTAGTTTATTCGCTGGTAATTCAACTTTTACTTCGCCCtcgtttttattataattatctgAGTCCAATATATCTGTTTCATAATGTTTTTCGGTATTTGTAACAGTTGAATTGAACTTTACAAAATCTGCTTCATTCAATTCATTTCCTTGCCCCTTGAGTAGGGAAAGCTTCTTTGAGGATATTACGTCTGTAGCAGAAGTCCTAAtatgttgttttttaatatcaGTTGGAAACTCTTCAAAAATCTT encodes:
- the LOC105223985 gene encoding uncharacterized protein LOC105223985, with translation MITDRDFILAIKLYPELYQIYKENRADAEERNKELWSQFARDHQLKNGTAAKLKWSQIISQYVSFLMYGTPFHFEREMQFMQMPLLGTGLEDNQSDSDIDETELKKVLKIFEEFPTDIKKQHIRTSATDVISSKKLSLLKGQGNELNEADFVKFNSTVTNTEKHYETDILDSDNYNKNEGEVKVELPANKLSSKQNGFNTMVSTENVLTPFTATTDAQAAIKSSEDTGAPGGFSSLTSLELIFLGYAKVLQRMPLRLQLQTKRKIADIMDEAELKLFEDK